In the Ciconia boyciana chromosome 25, ASM3463844v1, whole genome shotgun sequence genome, AGCTGCTTAGATATTatccccccctcttttttctttttttcttttttttttttttttcccctcatttttttccctcctctggaGGGTGTTTGCTATTTCCGAGCTGGCTGGGAGGATCCCAGTCGCAGCAGCCGCAGGCAGCAGCGCGGCATCACCGGGTATCGCCAACGCCGTGCTCTCACCGGCATCTTCTGCCCGTCTCGCTCGGTTtggcccccccggggctgcctgctttgccctgccctgctgccctaCCAGCACCCCATCGcaccccggcagccccccggcacGGCCAGGTAAGGGCCTCACCGGCACCGTGCTACCAGCAGCCGCCAGCCCGCGACCTCCCCGTGGCACCGGCTgagccctggcagggctggcttgGGGGACGTAGGGtgcacggggacacggggacacggtgACACGGAGCATCGCGGTCTGGCCGCAAAGCTCCCGGTGCGGGACGAGGCAGGGCGAGGGCCCCTGCGCCGCAGCCGGGCACGGGAACGGGGCGGCGGGCTGGCACGCCGTCCCCAAAGCGGTGACCTTCTGCTCTGCCcgaggggggtggtggtggggggtgCATTTGGGGTGACACCCAGCTGGTGGCCACCCGGCgccggggtgccgggggaggctgggggtgcgCGGTGCGGCTCGCTGCAGGGCTGCGGGGGCAAGCGAAGCGCCCTGCTGCGGGGTGGCGGCACGCGCTGCGCCCACCCGCCGGCACCCCCGGCTACTGCGCAGGCGGCAGGGGCGCGGGCGTGGACGTGGGTGGCTGTGGGAGCGTGCCCACGGGTGCCCACACGCGGGGTGGATGTGCCCACGGGGTGCCCGGTGGCGTCGGCGCCGGCGTGGTGGTGGTCGCGATGCCGTGGTGGGGGGAGCGTGGATGAGCCCGGGCGTGGGCGGCCGCGGGCACGCGTGTGTGAGCGGCCGCGGGCACGCGTGTGTGAGCCGCCGTGGGCGTGCGCCCCTGCATGTGGGCGCGTGGGGGGTGGCAGGCGTGTTGGCAACCCCGCGGTGCCACGGCTCGGACACGTGCCCGCCACGGCACCgctgctccctgcagggcacccacccccccccccagcctccttgaCGCACCCCCCGGCTCCCGTGCCCCCGGTGCCGCCGACGGCATCCGCTGCGCCCCGGCAtcccccaccccggggtgcAAAGCCCCCCACGCGCCCACCCCGGCGAGCAGCTTCCCAGGGCGCGGGGGGTGAGCGCGGCCCAGGCcacggggaaactgaggcacggagcgTCCGCGGGACGGGGCGAAGGCAGATCCAGCTTTTCCAGCGCCAGCCGCCTGCGTTGCaatcctcccctctcccagcactccctctgctccccttgtttttctttccccacccGGTGTTGAGCAAACCCCGAAACACCCGCTGGCAGCGAGCCGGGGCCCCGCGGCATCCCAGGGGGAGCGGCCGGGGCCCCCGCGCAGCCGCTTCCCGAACAGGCTTGTTCCCAGCTTcccgctgcctgctcctgcctgcgtTGCCTATTCCTGGCTGCCGGCCGCTTTTCCACCCCGGTGCCATCTGCTCCGCCGTGGGGGCCTCGGCGCGGGCAGCCGCCCGCCTGGCAGCTGCCGCCGTGGGCAGCGGGCACCCCCGCCACGCTcagcagccccccacccctgctcTGCCCGCAGGAGCTCAGCCCCTCCGGCCATGGAGCTGCTTTCCACCCCCAAAAATATCGAGATCAACAACATCACCTGCGATTCTTTCCGCATCTCCTGGGCCATGGAGAAAGGGGACCTGGAGAGGGTCACCCACTACTTCATTGACCTCAACAAGAAGGAGAACAAGAACTCCAACAAGTTCAAGCATCGGgtgagccgggggggggggggggatgcggGACCCCCCctcctggggagaggagagggggtTTTGGGGCGGGGGAACAGGGTTATAGCCCACTCCCACGCTGATTTAGGGACAAATCCCCCCGCGGGACATGGCTGGCGGAGGGGACCGGGACGGGGACCGGGGTGCAACCgacccccccaagcccccacgGGGGAGCGGAGCGGCAAACGGCTCACGCACCCCTCCCCCTGTATACGAGTCACTAATTCAGGACGTTTTTAGCAGCGCGGTTGCCAGGGTGATGCTATTTAAtgtttaacattattttttttctcctccccaataataagggggggggggatgggggggattttttttttttttccccctgtgtcTCCCGACTCCAGCATCCGCCGTTGCCACAGAAACTGCTCTGCACTGCGGTGCTGCTCGGTGGCCTATTGACACCACGAGATGCCACCGGGAGCGGGGGGTCCCTGAGACCCCCCCCCGGGAGGGACCCCTCGTCCCTGTCCCAGCAGCGGCTTTGCCGGGAGGTGTTTGGGGCCGGCGCAGGCAGCCGGGGAGGAGGccgcgctgccggggccggAGCTGGCGGGGGTCAGCGGGAGATACGGCAGCACGCTGCTTTGGGGGTGTCTCGGTGCCGGGCAAAACCCCGGCAGAGGCACCGGCCGCTGCACCGGCGTGGGTATTTTGCAGCGTGCGGTACCCGGCAGCATCCCCTCGGCATCgggcaggggtgggcagggaTGCCGGGgaaaggggggcggggggggatgcGGCACTGCCTGACCCTCGCCCCTCGGCACAGGACGTCCCCACCAAGCTGGTGGCCAAGGCGGTGCCGCTGCCCATGACGGTGCGGGGACATTGGTTCCTGAGCCCCCGCACCGAGTACAGCGTGGCGGTGCAGACGGCCGTCAAGCAAAGCGACGGCGAGTACCTGGTGTCCGGCTGGAGCGAGACGGTGGAGTTTTGCACCGGGGGTGAGCATGGCGGGGGTGGCCGAGCCGGTgctggcggggccgggagccgggAGGACGGGGGCGATGCCGTGAGCTTGCACAAGCCGGGCTGGTTGGAGCGGCAGCTGATGAGTGGGAGGCGGGAGGTGTGGGGAACGAAGGCTGCGGGCAGGGATGGGCTGCCAAGGGGGATGGAGACGCCCtgatgtccccgtccccgtccccagaCTACGCCAAGGAGCACCTGgcccagctgcaggagaaagCCGAGCTGATCGCCGGCCGCATGCTGCGTTTCTCCGTCTTCTACCGCAACCAGCACAAGGAGTATTTCCAGCACGTCAGGTacccccatccctgctcccctcccggGGCCACCTGGTCCTCGCCGGGGCCACGTCCCCTGAccctgcctctgtgtgtgtgcgtctgtgtccctcctcctcctcctcctcctcgccccggTCCCCAACGCAGGATGCACTGCGGGAACGTGATGAAACCGTCGCTGAAGGACAACAGCGGCAGCCACGGCTCGCCCACCAGCGGCATGCTGCACGGCATCTTCTTCAGCTGCAACACCGAATTCAACACCGGGCAGCCCCCCCAGGACTCGCCCTACGGTCGTTACCGTTTCCAGATCCCGGCTCAGCGTCTCTTCAACCCCAACACCAACCTCTACTTCGCGGACTTCTACTGCATGTACACCGCCTACCACTACGTCGTCCTGGTCCTGGCACCCAAGGGTTCCTCAGGGGATGTCTTCTGCCGGGAGCGTCTACCCCAACTGGACATTTCCTCCAACAAGTTCCTGACGTGCTGCGTGGAGGAGGGCGAGCTGGTGTACCGCCATGCCCAGGACAGCATCCTGGAGGTCATATACACCGAGCCGGTGGACCTCAGCCTCGGCGTGCTGGGGGAGATCAGCGGGCACCAGCTGATGAGCCTCTCCACCGCCAACGCCAAAAAGGACCCCAGCTGCAAGACGTGCAACATCAGCGTGGGGCGTTAAGGGTGGGacgcgggcagggccggggagggggacgggcGCCCGCCGCAGGGGCTTCTCCCACGGACGCTGCTGGGTGGAGGACCCGGATGGGTGCGGGGGACCCGGCCGGTGTAAATAGCGGCGTTGCCCGTGCCCCTGCCCGCTCGGGGAAGGAGCCAGCGGGATGCTCGCCCAGCGTGGAGGCAGAACCCATGCCGCTCTGCGCCCTGACGGAGGAAGCCTTCGTCTCCTGGACTGGCTGACCAGCATCATCCTCGCTGGCGTGAGCCCCGCGCTCTGCCCTCCGCCGCGCAGCCGCTGCGGGACCCCCTTCCCCTCCGGCGTCCCCCGTATTCCCTCGGTCCCCTGCACCAGGGctcgccccccccgccggcgACGCCGCTCCCAGGGAGCCCCGGCCCTCCCAaccggggctggggctccccggCCAGCCCAGGGGGTTcggcagaggggctgggagcaccCCCCGGTTTTGAACCGCTCCCGGGGATGGAGGGGTGCTCAGGCAGGGACCCCCGCTCCCACCAGCGCCGCTTCGGGGCTGCAGTCGTGGTGCACGTGTCCGCAGTGGTGTGGGGGACGCCGCGGCGTCCCCCCCGTGTCGTGCAGCGCTGTGCCGTGTTCGTTCTCTGCTCTAGCCGTCGCTGTGCCGCCCAaacccccggccccgcggcccaggaggcagctggaggagccGGGGTGGGGGAGCAGACCTgacaccgccccccccccccccccacttcgTCCCCCCACTCCGCCGCCCCCGCATGAGCCGTTGGCAGCATGGTGCTTGCGTGCCGGCCCCCGCGGGCTGCCCGCTCCCCGTCTCTGTGTATGCGATGCACGCTGTAACGGTAGAAGAGAACAacccccccccgtccccgagcatccctgtgctgtgctggcGGTGTATCAATAAACTGTGTGCGGTCGCCACCGGCCGTGTCACGCGCCTCTGTCCCCCACCGGGAACCGGGGAAGTGGCTCCATGGCTCCAGACCCCGGGCCGGCTCAGGgagggtgggatggggctggagggggggggagaacaGGGTGGCACGGAGGGATGCTGCGGCAGCGGGGTGCACAGCCACGGACACCCTGCTGCCCTTCACCAGCCCCGGGACGGCCGTCGAAGCGTGGGTTTGGCACCTCCTCACCCATCCCTGGGGCTGCAAACCCTTCTGGAGGAAAAGCCTTGGTGCCCATCACCGTCCCGTCCGGGCACAGCCCGCTCCAGGGCATCCCAGCCCCTTGCCCCCGCTTTCCACGCTGACACCATCGCATCTCCCCAGCATCCCGCTGCAAACGGGGCGAGGAGCATCCCCGTCGCCCCATCAGGGACACCAGCAGCAAACACGGGACGAAGGAGGGGACGCAAAGCCGCGTCCCCGAGCGGCGGCACCGCGGTGCCGAGGCACGAGGGAGCACGAGGCGGGCGCGGGGGCCTGTGCCGCAGCCCACCAGCCATCTGCTGCCGGCTCGCAGCGGGCGCGGGCGGACGGTGTGGCGTGGGGATGTGGCTGGAGGACGCGGTGGCTGGAGGACGCGGTGGCTGGAGGACGCGGTGGCAGGAGGACGCGGCGCCCACCTGCCCCACACCAGGGGAGGTGACTTGCTATGGGGCGATTCCCCGGCTGGTTGAGATACggtgcaaagaaaatatttggggtGAGCACCTACCTGCAGGACTGTCCAAAGCAGAGTCccaggggagcaggcagctccctgcagcgacagcacccagcacccagcacccagcacccagcacccagcgaGCGACCCACCGCTGAGCCATGCTGCCTGCCTCCTCAGGGCAGGAGCAGATTGCAATTAGCTGATTGCTCTGCTCCTTCAGCTGCAATTCGGGGAGCCCCACGGATGGGGGTCTGccgcagggtgctggggtgctctCCCAACCCCCCCCATCCAGCCCCAGTTTTGGATGCTGTTTTCCTCGGGGGCGGCCGGGGTGGAAGGAaagaggccggggctgcccccctcCAAGTACAAGGGTATTTATTTCATCGGTACAAGAGAGAGACAGCACCTTGTGTGTTGGGCTCTTCCCGGTTACTGGT is a window encoding:
- the PHYHIP gene encoding phytanoyl-CoA hydroxylase-interacting protein, which gives rise to MELLSTPKNIEINNITCDSFRISWAMEKGDLERVTHYFIDLNKKENKNSNKFKHRDVPTKLVAKAVPLPMTVRGHWFLSPRTEYSVAVQTAVKQSDGEYLVSGWSETVEFCTGDYAKEHLAQLQEKAELIAGRMLRFSVFYRNQHKEYFQHVRMHCGNVMKPSLKDNSGSHGSPTSGMLHGIFFSCNTEFNTGQPPQDSPYGRYRFQIPAQRLFNPNTNLYFADFYCMYTAYHYVVLVLAPKGSSGDVFCRERLPQLDISSNKFLTCCVEEGELVYRHAQDSILEVIYTEPVDLSLGVLGEISGHQLMSLSTANAKKDPSCKTCNISVGR